One region of Natronolimnobius baerhuensis genomic DNA includes:
- a CDS encoding thiamine-phosphate synthase family protein: MSLVLPNELVVDHFLPTVRAMLATRLSDRGLTQQEIADELGVTQAAVSKYVSGDSGGDDRFRDHPETVATVDRIADGLAGGEMDGYDALAELLSLIRSLEDRGPICELHEEQMPELQGLGCDLCVRGLDPSVRAERDVLATVRTAARTLASIPEMAAFIPNVGTNVGMCLPEPQDETDVAAIPGRIYAMGGRIEIPANPEFGASKHVATAVLAANAVDADVRGALNVATDERILEAARETGLEPLEFDADYEDRHAHLLERFTESDGVPRVAYHRGAFGIEPTTFIFGATAADAVDLLESLLVDDSSLAVDSA; the protein is encoded by the coding sequence ATGTCGCTCGTCCTGCCGAACGAACTCGTCGTCGACCACTTTCTCCCGACAGTACGGGCGATGCTCGCGACGCGCCTGTCTGATCGCGGACTGACCCAACAGGAAATTGCAGACGAACTCGGCGTTACGCAAGCCGCCGTCAGCAAGTACGTCAGCGGCGACAGCGGCGGTGACGACCGATTCCGAGACCATCCCGAAACGGTCGCGACCGTCGACCGCATCGCTGATGGCCTCGCAGGTGGTGAGATGGACGGCTACGACGCCCTCGCCGAACTGCTCTCGCTCATCCGCTCGCTCGAGGACCGCGGCCCGATCTGTGAACTCCACGAAGAGCAGATGCCCGAACTGCAGGGACTTGGCTGTGATCTGTGCGTTCGTGGACTCGACCCCAGCGTTCGAGCTGAACGCGACGTGCTCGCGACCGTCCGAACCGCTGCGCGAACGCTCGCTTCGATCCCGGAGATGGCTGCGTTCATCCCGAACGTTGGCACCAACGTGGGGATGTGTCTCCCTGAACCGCAAGACGAAACCGATGTCGCTGCCATTCCCGGCCGAATATACGCAATGGGCGGGCGCATCGAAATCCCTGCAAACCCCGAATTTGGAGCCTCAAAACACGTCGCCACGGCTGTCCTCGCAGCCAATGCTGTCGATGCAGATGTTCGAGGCGCACTCAACGTTGCAACCGATGAACGCATTCTCGAGGCCGCCCGTGAGACCGGACTCGAGCCACTCGAGTTCGATGCAGACTACGAGGATCGACACGCGCATCTCCTCGAGCGATTCACAGAGTCGGATGGCGTCCCGCGAGTGGCCTACCACCGCGGCGCGTTCGGCATCGAGCCGACGACGTTCATTTTCGGGGCAACGGCCGCCGACGCAGTCGACTTGCTCGAGTCACTGCTAGTAGATGATTCGTCGCTCGCTGTCGATAGCGCTTGA